The proteins below are encoded in one region of Rahnella sikkimica:
- a CDS encoding transporter produces MHALRFFLPLILIGSAPVLAVEVAPGDYSQFPDGTTVGLLYYQHASTGSAHSRGEKVSSDYNLTSDIGMLRLLHTVQISETATLDPQFLLPFGRISGGGDAASLGSASGTSDLILTVPLKIKLNAGGDIFGFAPYLYVPSGSYDHNDSLSLGENRWKVDLQAAWVKYFTEKWALDMVGDAIWYGDNNDYGPGTSRLQQDNAWAAQIMGRYMPDPTLALGLGFGQTWGGETTIDGVKQNNQSQTTNVRITATKFATPRDQFQIQLGRDLRVENGAEENFRLNLRYARVF; encoded by the coding sequence ATGCACGCATTGCGCTTTTTCCTGCCTCTCATATTGATTGGGTCTGCTCCAGTCCTCGCCGTTGAAGTCGCACCTGGCGATTATAGCCAATTTCCCGACGGTACAACGGTGGGGCTGCTTTATTATCAGCATGCCTCAACCGGTTCAGCGCACTCGCGTGGTGAAAAAGTCAGTTCTGATTATAACCTGACTTCTGATATTGGCATGTTGCGTCTGCTTCATACCGTACAAATTTCTGAGACAGCAACGCTGGATCCGCAGTTTCTATTGCCCTTCGGGAGGATATCTGGCGGCGGTGATGCGGCTTCTCTTGGCTCAGCCAGTGGGACCAGTGATCTGATCCTTACCGTGCCTTTAAAAATCAAACTCAACGCAGGGGGGGACATTTTTGGCTTCGCCCCTTATCTCTATGTGCCCAGCGGCAGCTATGACCATAACGATTCACTAAGTCTGGGCGAGAACCGCTGGAAGGTCGACCTGCAGGCGGCTTGGGTGAAATATTTCACTGAAAAGTGGGCGCTGGATATGGTCGGTGATGCCATTTGGTACGGTGACAATAACGATTATGGGCCCGGCACATCTCGCCTTCAGCAGGATAATGCATGGGCAGCACAGATTATGGGGCGCTATATGCCAGACCCTACACTGGCGTTGGGTCTGGGTTTTGGTCAGACCTGGGGGGGAGAAACCACGATTGACGGTGTTAAGCAAAATAACCAGTCACAAACCACCAACGTCCGTATCACAGCAACAAAATTTGCCACACCTCGTGATCAATTCCAGATACAGCTGGGCAGGGACCTGCGCGTTGAAAACGGTGCTGAAGAAAATTT
- a CDS encoding FecR domain-containing protein, translating into MTNKPGFIALQQAAKWYAELQDIPASQASPNAFQHWLNENSENRLAWQYVLKISQRFTPLCESDARKTAALTALTHAQHNAGRRQVLKMAAWISVGSLIGWSTWRHTPLRNQVLAWRADYHGPHGAITQFTLNDGSRIWLDTDSALNVNYSTKQRALQLLKGRVMIETAADPQRSLTVTTAQGKMRALGTRFSVHMLNEGTVLHVYQGAVEVSPAATADKLIITAGHGVTFRQDAFEPVTALSKPEPVWPRGLLQAENIPLREFITRLSAYRNGYLGCDPAVEALAVTGTFPLHDTDMALEMLTHILPVQIHRRFSWWLTVAPRGV; encoded by the coding sequence ATGACGAATAAACCCGGTTTTATCGCGCTTCAACAGGCTGCAAAATGGTACGCCGAGCTACAAGATATCCCCGCATCGCAAGCCAGCCCCAATGCATTCCAGCACTGGCTGAATGAAAATTCAGAAAACCGGCTTGCTTGGCAGTATGTGCTAAAAATTAGTCAGCGTTTTACGCCACTGTGCGAGAGCGATGCCCGCAAAACAGCGGCCCTGACAGCATTAACTCATGCTCAACATAATGCCGGGCGCCGTCAGGTGCTGAAAATGGCAGCATGGATTTCGGTCGGTTCGCTGATCGGCTGGAGCACATGGCGTCATACCCCATTGCGTAATCAGGTACTGGCATGGCGTGCTGATTATCACGGCCCGCACGGCGCAATCACGCAGTTCACGCTAAATGACGGTTCCCGCATCTGGCTCGATACGGACAGTGCGCTGAACGTCAACTATTCCACGAAACAGCGGGCGTTACAGTTACTTAAAGGCCGCGTCATGATTGAAACCGCAGCCGATCCCCAGCGTTCGCTGACGGTGACTACGGCTCAAGGAAAAATGCGCGCACTCGGCACACGATTTAGCGTGCATATGCTCAACGAAGGCACGGTGCTGCACGTCTATCAGGGCGCAGTGGAAGTCTCACCGGCCGCCACCGCCGATAAGCTGATTATCACAGCAGGTCATGGGGTGACTTTCCGGCAGGATGCGTTTGAACCTGTCACGGCGCTGAGCAAGCCTGAACCAGTATGGCCACGTGGACTTTTGCAGGCCGAAAATATTCCGCTTAGAGAATTCATCACACGCCTCTCTGCGTATAGAAACGGTTATCTGGGATGTGATCCCGCCGTAGAGGCGCTGGCCGTTACCGGTACGTTCCCGTTACATGACACTGATATGGCGCTGGAGATGCTGACCCACATACTCCCTGTACAAATTCACCGCCGTTTTTCGTGGTGGCTGACTGTTGCACCACGCGGCGTATAA
- a CDS encoding GGDEF domain-containing protein — MPFVKYEDGLFTKNESRKTLYTPMIFSLALCLLVMVINLFSFPKKEIGHSWMENSGWVVDTVQWLILNFILWSFNRLTVKASLRRWINLGLYIWIMSAAFDVMDEFIHQPLWVGYYIEDVSRLAGMLCVSIGIYFIVQYVNDKYADVSIDSYRDELTHLPNRRYFRNILLELDNTNIYVFIIDIDFFKNINDKYGHDIGDEVLRAFGDLLSSLYDGNVTASRIGGEEFAVILQLPSTQDASVVAEKILSRTRDLVIHGEIRFTVSIGAGHKKEDETVENLLKRVEVALYEAKCGGKNRIEWSTA; from the coding sequence ATGCCATTCGTGAAATATGAAGACGGACTTTTTACTAAAAATGAATCACGAAAAACCCTGTATACGCCAATGATATTCTCACTGGCGTTGTGTCTTTTGGTGATGGTTATTAATCTTTTCAGCTTTCCGAAAAAAGAAATCGGACATTCCTGGATGGAGAACTCCGGCTGGGTTGTGGATACCGTTCAGTGGTTGATACTTAATTTTATCTTATGGAGTTTTAACCGTTTGACAGTTAAAGCCAGCCTGCGAAGATGGATTAACCTGGGCCTTTATATCTGGATAATGTCAGCAGCATTTGATGTGATGGATGAGTTTATCCATCAACCTCTGTGGGTGGGATATTATATTGAGGATGTGTCCAGACTGGCAGGAATGCTCTGCGTTTCGATTGGCATCTACTTTATTGTGCAGTACGTGAATGATAAATATGCCGATGTCAGTATAGATTCTTATCGTGATGAATTGACGCATTTGCCTAACCGACGTTATTTCAGAAATATTCTTCTGGAATTAGACAATACAAATATTTATGTTTTTATCATCGATATCGACTTCTTTAAAAACATCAATGACAAATACGGGCATGACATCGGTGATGAAGTTCTTCGGGCATTCGGAGATCTACTGAGCAGCCTGTATGACGGCAATGTCACCGCCTCCAGAATCGGGGGCGAAGAGTTTGCGGTTATCTTGCAATTGCCCTCAACACAGGACGCCAGTGTCGTGGCGGAAAAAATATTATCCCGAACGCGGGACTTGGTTATCCATGGGGAGATACGGTTCACCGTCAGTATCGGAGCCGGTCACAAAAAAGAAGACGAGACTGTTGAGAACTTACTCAAGCGTGTTGAAGTCGCCCTTTATGAAGCGAAATGTGGGGGGAAGAATAGAATCGAATGGTCTACAGCATAA
- a CDS encoding helix-turn-helix domain-containing protein, translated as MNSHSISREIRYSTEHVSAHHRFEYWNDVILRHCIPSDGKPLADCRFDGELNVREVGLVDVCTLTSTLHHWERKSRHLRTGPDDDLWLGYIQGGYGQLEQGGRKACLASNDLVLYDAAQTFRFSIGGKNNHLIRIPRHLLAGKVPASDSLTATVLDDTRPGIVPLREMIHQAAQTPLLVSNPDVASRFSQTMLDLLMLSLELQDHNTVSVERDLYARMRNYISRNLTNLELSVENIALAHHVSVRTVTRTFARHQKTPAAVIWQERLQASREALENGHVCSVSEAALDYGFSDFSHFSHAFRKAFGVTPSSVMKQQRQFFIQP; from the coding sequence GTGAACAGCCATTCCATTTCCCGGGAAATACGCTACTCCACCGAACATGTTTCAGCGCATCACCGTTTCGAGTATTGGAATGATGTTATTCTTCGTCACTGCATTCCTTCCGATGGTAAACCACTCGCTGACTGCAGGTTTGACGGTGAACTTAACGTGCGTGAAGTGGGTCTTGTAGATGTGTGTACTCTCACTTCAACACTTCACCATTGGGAGCGAAAATCACGACATCTGAGAACGGGACCGGACGATGACTTGTGGCTCGGTTATATCCAGGGTGGCTACGGGCAGCTGGAACAGGGGGGACGAAAGGCCTGCCTGGCTTCAAATGATCTTGTTCTTTATGATGCGGCGCAGACCTTTCGCTTCAGCATTGGGGGTAAAAATAACCACCTGATAAGAATCCCCCGGCACCTGCTTGCAGGAAAAGTGCCTGCGAGTGATAGCCTGACCGCAACAGTTCTTGATGATACCCGTCCGGGTATTGTTCCGCTGCGTGAGATGATTCACCAGGCAGCTCAAACACCTCTATTGGTAAGCAATCCGGATGTGGCCAGCCGCTTTTCACAAACGATGTTAGATCTACTTATGCTGAGTCTGGAGCTTCAGGATCACAACACCGTGTCTGTAGAACGCGATTTATACGCAAGAATGAGAAACTATATCAGTAGGAACCTTACTAATCTTGAACTCAGCGTGGAGAATATTGCTCTCGCTCATCATGTGTCAGTACGAACGGTGACAAGGACTTTTGCGCGTCACCAGAAAACACCAGCAGCGGTTATTTGGCAGGAACGGCTTCAGGCCAGCCGAGAAGCACTTGAAAATGGGCATGTTTGCAGCGTATCTGAGGCTGCACTTGACTACGGATTCTCTGATTTCTCACATTTCAGCCATGCATTCCGTAAAGCGTTTGGCGTTACACCAAGCTCTGTTATGAAACAGCAACGTCAGTTTTTTATTCAACCCTGA
- a CDS encoding ABC transporter ATP-binding protein/permease, whose translation MANALFSDASGTTNLTLNAILFMQSLKQFYRLIAPYWLHPREWFSWLLLLLLVSLTLGVVWISVQYNNWSRAFYDALTDYFQHASVAGLALPYAGYTALFVVFIISTNWLKKLLIIRWRQKMTLRFQSAWLRQNNHYRLSLNSEPDNPDQRIAEDIRLLIEQSLGLFLSLLKNTTGLFSFIFILWQLSDTLSITVLGHTITLHGYLVWVALGYATISSVLAHWIGRPLHQLNMDKQKAEADYRAGLLRIRENTEQIALYRGERAELRRMHHHFLAIVHNWQRLMKREFRLDTFTTTYFRLSLMIPIFAVLPLYIAKKISLGGVMQARAAFGYVLDAFGWFIDSYRQIVTWSATVERLWVFEQNLKEIPAKAIRSRQPGPLICQELVARHASGTPLFKPVNLRLHEGDTLAITGASGCGKTTLLRTLSGLWPYSSGRWILPAGKNLFVPQKSYLSYDSLKRIASYPGLAKISDEQIKMSLEKVGLGHFSSQINQIKLWQRVLSGGEQQRLSFARILINRPKLICLDESTSHLDDETALRLINLIRGELPESIILFISHQKSVTKSFTKQLEVELHKGK comes from the coding sequence GTGGCTAACGCGCTTTTCTCGGACGCTTCCGGTACAACTAACCTGACACTTAATGCGATTTTATTTATGCAAAGCTTGAAACAATTTTACCGGCTGATAGCCCCCTATTGGCTCCATCCCCGCGAGTGGTTTTCGTGGCTTTTGCTTTTGTTGCTGGTCTCTCTTACGTTAGGCGTGGTTTGGATCAGCGTGCAGTACAACAACTGGAGCCGTGCATTTTATGATGCCCTGACTGACTACTTCCAGCATGCCTCGGTGGCCGGGTTGGCACTGCCTTATGCAGGATACACGGCACTTTTTGTAGTGTTCATAATCAGTACCAACTGGCTGAAAAAATTACTGATTATCCGCTGGCGACAAAAGATGACACTGCGATTTCAGTCAGCGTGGCTTAGGCAAAATAATCATTATCGTTTAAGTCTCAACAGTGAACCCGATAATCCCGATCAGCGTATCGCCGAGGATATCCGGCTGCTGATTGAACAAAGCCTTGGACTGTTTTTGTCATTGTTAAAAAATACCACCGGTCTTTTCTCCTTTATTTTCATTTTATGGCAACTATCGGACACACTCAGCATCACCGTTCTCGGTCATACCATTACTCTCCACGGTTATTTAGTCTGGGTCGCTCTGGGGTATGCCACCATCAGCAGTGTTCTGGCGCACTGGATCGGACGGCCTTTGCATCAGCTCAATATGGATAAACAAAAAGCAGAAGCAGACTACCGTGCAGGCTTATTACGCATACGTGAAAACACCGAGCAGATTGCTTTATACCGGGGAGAGCGTGCCGAACTACGTCGAATGCATCATCACTTTTTAGCCATCGTTCACAACTGGCAGCGATTGATGAAACGCGAGTTCAGACTGGATACCTTCACGACCACCTACTTTCGCCTGAGTCTGATGATTCCAATTTTTGCTGTATTGCCGCTGTATATTGCCAAAAAAATCTCTCTCGGTGGTGTAATGCAGGCACGTGCTGCTTTCGGATATGTGCTGGATGCTTTCGGCTGGTTTATCGATTCGTACCGTCAGATTGTTACGTGGTCAGCAACGGTAGAAAGACTGTGGGTTTTCGAGCAAAACTTAAAGGAAATCCCGGCTAAAGCGATACGTTCACGGCAACCAGGACCACTGATATGCCAGGAACTGGTCGCCCGACACGCTTCGGGAACGCCACTTTTTAAACCGGTAAACCTGCGTTTACATGAAGGCGACACCCTCGCCATTACAGGCGCCAGTGGTTGTGGAAAAACCACTCTTCTCAGAACCCTGTCCGGACTTTGGCCTTACAGCAGCGGACGCTGGATTTTACCAGCCGGAAAAAATCTCTTTGTGCCACAAAAATCCTACTTGTCATACGATTCCCTGAAGCGTATTGCAAGCTATCCCGGGTTAGCGAAAATCAGTGACGAGCAGATAAAAATGAGTCTTGAGAAAGTGGGTTTAGGGCATTTTTCTTCTCAAATAAATCAAATAAAGCTCTGGCAGCGAGTGCTCTCCGGTGGAGAACAACAGCGCCTTTCTTTCGCACGTATATTGATAAACCGGCCAAAACTTATTTGCCTTGATGAATCCACAAGTCATCTGGACGATGAAACTGCGCTCCGTCTTATTAACCTTATCCGAGGTGAGTTGCCTGAAAGTATCATCCTCTTTATCAGTCACCAAAAATCCGTAACCAAATCATTTACAAAGCAATTAGAGGTTGAATTACATAAAGGAAAGTAA
- a CDS encoding diguanylate phosphodiesterase, whose translation MLSTLIYRSRICEGLSPSSLEGMISHASSKNELSSVTGILLFDGTHFFQLLEGPEKAVSSIFETICADSRHHNVVELMRDYAPARRFGKVGMEIFDLQSYSEDFVLQAVLDKGTSKYRLTYDDRALQFLCTFVQARERDNYLDIPQAEVWSFQADGICKTPEVVSLPDLKDIGFTFQPIIDPLSLEILSYESALCGPAGASAISYYSKVTHKNIYEADLEAQKLAISVAKKLGIGDKTLTLKFLPMTLITVPDAITALLGEIEKQGLVAEQIVIAITENSEKTRDDNLAEVLKQLKASGMRLAIDDFGSGSAGLLLLTRFQPEKIMVDQGIIRDVHKSGPKQAIVQAIIKFCSSLEISVIATGIIKPEEWMWLDAAGISNFQGELFASPALNAFPAVNWPEADEIVIKAS comes from the coding sequence ATGTTGTCTACGCTGATTTATCGCAGCCGTATTTGTGAAGGTCTCTCTCCCTCATCCCTTGAGGGCATGATTTCGCATGCAAGCAGTAAAAATGAGTTGTCTTCGGTGACTGGGATACTGCTTTTTGATGGGACCCACTTTTTTCAGTTACTTGAGGGGCCGGAAAAGGCAGTATCCAGCATATTTGAAACCATTTGTGCAGACTCACGCCATCATAATGTCGTTGAATTAATGCGTGATTACGCTCCAGCACGGCGCTTCGGCAAGGTAGGAATGGAGATTTTTGATCTCCAGAGTTATTCGGAAGATTTTGTCCTCCAGGCAGTTCTGGATAAAGGAACCTCGAAGTATCGTCTCACCTATGATGACCGAGCATTGCAGTTTTTATGCACTTTCGTGCAAGCTAGGGAAAGGGATAATTATCTGGATATTCCTCAAGCCGAGGTTTGGTCTTTTCAAGCTGATGGTATCTGTAAAACACCTGAAGTTGTCAGTTTGCCTGATTTGAAGGACATTGGGTTTACTTTTCAGCCAATTATTGATCCGCTTAGCTTAGAGATTCTTTCCTATGAAAGTGCACTTTGCGGGCCCGCCGGCGCGTCTGCTATCAGTTATTATTCCAAAGTAACGCATAAGAACATTTATGAGGCAGACCTCGAAGCACAGAAGCTCGCCATCAGTGTGGCAAAGAAATTGGGTATTGGTGATAAGACTCTGACACTAAAATTTCTTCCAATGACACTGATAACTGTGCCTGATGCGATTACAGCCTTGCTTGGAGAAATTGAAAAACAAGGATTGGTTGCCGAACAAATCGTCATTGCAATTACGGAAAATAGTGAAAAAACACGAGATGACAACTTGGCTGAAGTACTTAAACAGCTGAAGGCTTCTGGGATGCGTTTGGCCATTGATGATTTTGGTTCGGGGTCCGCAGGACTTTTACTGCTAACAAGGTTCCAACCTGAGAAGATCATGGTCGATCAGGGTATTATCCGTGACGTTCATAAGAGTGGTCCAAAGCAAGCCATCGTACAGGCTATAATCAAATTTTGTTCTTCGTTGGAAATTTCTGTGATCGCGACAGGAATAATAAAACCTGAGGAATGGATGTGGCTCGATGCAGCAGGTATCTCTAATTTTCAGGGAGAACTATTTGCTTCCCCGGCACTTAATGCGTTCCCAGCTGTTAATTGGCCAGAGGCTGACGAGATAGTGATTAAAGCCAGCTAA
- a CDS encoding sigma-70 family RNA polymerase sigma factor: MSSPCFGSAENIVLIFSEHHNWLQKILRRRLGNASDAADLAQDVFLRLLLKPRNFDSLAGARAYLGAMAQGMCIDLWRRKEIERLWLETLNAQPKPVAVSAEHCAVVLETLFQVDTMLRALPVKVRTAFVMSQIRGLTYPEIAVELCVSVRMVKKYMAQAMLHCLVLEVEHFGAI; encoded by the coding sequence ATGTCATCTCCTTGTTTTGGTTCGGCTGAAAACATTGTGCTGATCTTCTCAGAACATCACAACTGGCTACAAAAAATACTCAGACGACGCCTTGGAAATGCCAGCGATGCCGCCGATCTCGCACAAGATGTTTTTCTACGGCTGCTGTTAAAACCGCGAAACTTTGACAGTCTGGCCGGCGCGCGTGCCTATCTTGGCGCTATGGCTCAGGGAATGTGTATTGATTTATGGCGTAGAAAAGAAATTGAACGCCTATGGCTTGAGACATTAAACGCTCAGCCAAAGCCTGTGGCAGTCTCGGCAGAACATTGCGCAGTCGTACTCGAAACCTTATTTCAGGTGGATACGATGCTACGTGCGCTGCCAGTTAAAGTCCGAACAGCATTCGTGATGTCGCAAATCCGCGGGCTGACTTACCCGGAGATTGCCGTCGAACTCTGCGTATCAGTGCGCATGGTGAAGAAGTATATGGCTCAAGCCATGCTGCACTGTCTGGTCTTAGAAGTTGAGCATTTCGGCGCGATATAG
- the oxdA gene encoding aliphatic aldoxime dehydratase, whose amino-acid sequence MESAIDEHLQCPRSLSRRVHDDYQPPFPMFAGRSGDDLTQVVMAYLGVQFREENRQDAVRAMQHMVSTFNLSDGPGNHDISFHTDNQGYGNFIVVGYWRDPANYCRWLRQPEIEQWWSSDERLLDNVGYFREIIAPRAEQFETLYAFKEDLPGVGAVMGSISGEIQEHGYWGSVRDRIPASQNDWLQPDEELRIISGDPDAGGRVVVQGHDNITLIRSGQDWMEADADERQLYFTEMLPPLQAGMDFLRDEGHMLGCYSNRFVRNVDIDGNLLDIAYDIGFWRSLDRLERWAESHPTHLRIFTTFFRVVTGLQKLRLYHEVSVSDARFQTFEYINCHPMTGMLRDAQR is encoded by the coding sequence ATGGAATCTGCCATTGATGAACATCTGCAATGCCCCCGTTCGCTTTCACGCCGGGTACATGACGATTATCAGCCGCCGTTCCCGATGTTCGCTGGTCGATCTGGGGATGATCTGACACAGGTCGTTATGGCCTATCTGGGCGTGCAGTTTCGAGAAGAAAATCGTCAAGATGCTGTCCGGGCAATGCAGCACATGGTGTCGACTTTCAACCTAAGTGATGGGCCAGGCAATCATGACATCTCTTTCCATACCGACAATCAGGGCTACGGTAATTTTATCGTAGTGGGTTACTGGCGGGATCCGGCTAATTACTGCCGCTGGCTCCGTCAGCCCGAGATCGAACAATGGTGGTCTTCTGATGAGCGCCTGCTGGATAATGTCGGTTACTTCCGTGAAATTATAGCCCCGCGGGCTGAACAGTTTGAAACGCTGTATGCCTTTAAAGAAGACCTGCCGGGTGTCGGGGCAGTAATGGGCAGTATTAGCGGCGAGATCCAGGAACATGGCTACTGGGGTTCCGTACGTGACCGTATTCCGGCCTCCCAGAATGACTGGCTTCAGCCTGATGAAGAACTGCGCATTATTTCTGGCGATCCTGATGCCGGCGGGAGAGTTGTAGTGCAGGGGCATGACAACATTACGCTAATCCGTTCAGGGCAGGATTGGATGGAAGCGGATGCAGATGAACGTCAGCTTTACTTCACAGAGATGCTTCCTCCTTTGCAGGCTGGTATGGATTTTCTTCGGGATGAAGGTCACATGCTCGGCTGTTATAGCAACCGGTTCGTTCGCAACGTAGATATCGACGGAAATCTGCTGGATATTGCCTACGATATTGGCTTCTGGCGCTCACTTGACCGGCTTGAGCGCTGGGCAGAATCACACCCCACTCATCTTCGCATCTTCACTACATTTTTCCGGGTGGTGACGGGTTTGCAGAAACTGCGACTTTACCACGAGGTTTCTGTTTCAGACGCTCGCTTTCAAACCTTCGAGTACATCAACTGCCATCCTATGACCGGGATGCTACGTGATGCTCAGCGCTAA
- a CDS encoding TonB-dependent siderophore receptor: MSPSSQNDLPRALRSKPLATFMHMMLYVPALSFATSMVTSVHAAEITARQNVYAIPAAPLASQLNQFAAQSGIYLASDATLTNGLSGTALNGTFTITEGLSRLLTSHGLQADQQSNGSYVLNKIPEGEELVVVGKIDYGSMTEDTRSYTTHSMSAATRLNLSPRETPQSVSVVTRQRMNDQNMTSLDDAMRQVTGVNVINESSYQSRYQSRGFTMDNIQEDGISSSFQNSLAGMGYAEASTESPDLAIYDHLEVLRGASGLTQGSGEPGGTVNMVRKRPTYDFRTSLSASAGSWDNYRSEVDISGPLNDDASLRGRLVGVLQKKDSFTDYVNSERQVLFGTMAYDLTPQTTLTTGISWQKTDTVPNLYGVPMSTDYSSLNLPRSTFLGASWNNITFEKTNGFAELEHYFDNEWVAKSSLNYTSASAQGKFIGVYGNGTQGVNDSGDARLNNYLQRHNRSSQYGLNVNLSGPFEFLKREHELVLGGDYQKENFSNLFGSLSNTSKVNIYSWDPESLSEPDWDYTRRYQYNVYQRGLYATTRLSLANDWKLILGSRYSDFTYDSYFTNLTTGAMTGHSNYKVKGKTIPYGGLLWDFAKDYTWYLSYSEIYKPQSTQDASGNFLPPVTGSNYETGVKGEFFEGALNASIALFRIIQENNAMSGVGCDDCYIADGKVQSQGIEMEVSGQLAEGWQVYSGYTLNNSKYLEAADTQKGTNFSKHTPQHLIRVYNSYQFPGRWEKWSAGAGLTAQTSTTTNYDVSQGGYTLFNANIGYQYNKQIRLSLNGNNLTDKEYYVGVSNRHRGGNNFYGDPRNFMLNVKWVY, translated from the coding sequence ATGTCACCATCATCACAAAATGACCTGCCACGCGCCTTGCGCAGCAAACCACTTGCCACATTTATGCACATGATGCTTTACGTGCCAGCACTTTCTTTCGCCACGTCCATGGTGACATCTGTTCATGCCGCTGAAATCACAGCGCGTCAAAATGTTTATGCCATTCCGGCGGCACCGCTTGCATCTCAGCTCAATCAGTTTGCCGCACAGTCCGGTATATATCTGGCGAGCGATGCCACCTTAACTAATGGGTTATCTGGGACAGCGCTCAACGGCACTTTCACCATAACAGAAGGGTTATCCCGCCTCCTGACATCCCACGGCCTTCAGGCCGATCAACAATCCAATGGCAGCTATGTACTAAATAAGATCCCTGAAGGCGAAGAACTCGTGGTAGTAGGTAAAATTGATTACGGCTCGATGACTGAAGATACACGCTCTTACACTACCCACAGCATGTCAGCCGCGACCCGTCTGAATCTTTCTCCGCGTGAAACGCCGCAGTCGGTCAGTGTTGTAACCCGTCAGCGCATGAATGATCAGAATATGACCTCCCTGGACGATGCCATGCGTCAGGTGACGGGTGTCAATGTGATTAACGAGAGTTCGTACCAGAGCCGCTACCAGTCACGTGGCTTTACGATGGACAACATTCAGGAAGATGGTATCAGTTCCTCGTTTCAAAACAGCCTCGCGGGTATGGGATACGCCGAAGCGTCAACCGAATCGCCTGATTTAGCGATTTACGACCATCTGGAAGTTTTACGCGGCGCATCCGGCCTGACTCAGGGCAGCGGTGAACCGGGCGGCACCGTCAATATGGTGCGCAAACGTCCTACATACGATTTTCGAACCTCATTGAGCGCCAGCGCAGGAAGCTGGGATAACTATCGCAGCGAAGTGGATATATCCGGCCCGCTCAATGACGATGCTTCGCTGCGGGGGCGTCTGGTTGGGGTGCTGCAAAAAAAAGACAGTTTTACTGATTACGTAAACAGTGAACGTCAGGTGCTGTTCGGGACGATGGCCTACGACCTCACGCCACAGACCACTTTGACGACAGGCATTTCGTGGCAAAAAACTGACACGGTTCCCAATCTTTATGGTGTCCCGATGTCAACGGACTATTCCAGTCTGAATCTTCCACGTTCGACGTTTCTGGGTGCCAGCTGGAATAATATCACCTTCGAGAAAACCAATGGCTTCGCCGAGCTTGAACATTATTTTGACAATGAGTGGGTTGCTAAAAGCTCGCTGAACTATACCTCCGCCAGTGCACAGGGGAAGTTCATCGGTGTTTACGGTAACGGCACGCAAGGCGTGAATGATTCTGGCGATGCAAGACTCAACAACTACCTGCAACGGCACAACCGCAGCAGCCAGTACGGTCTAAACGTCAACCTTAGCGGCCCGTTTGAGTTTTTGAAACGCGAACATGAACTGGTACTCGGCGGCGACTATCAGAAAGAGAACTTCAGCAATTTATTCGGTTCACTAAGCAACACCAGTAAGGTGAATATTTACAGCTGGGATCCGGAGAGTCTGAGTGAACCGGACTGGGATTATACGCGCCGTTATCAGTACAACGTCTATCAGCGCGGCCTGTATGCGACAACACGTCTGAGCCTCGCAAATGACTGGAAGCTGATCCTCGGCAGCCGTTACAGCGACTTCACCTACGACTCCTATTTCACTAACCTGACTACCGGCGCAATGACCGGGCACAGCAATTACAAGGTGAAAGGTAAAACTATCCCTTACGGCGGCCTGCTGTGGGATTTCGCAAAAGATTACACCTGGTATTTAAGTTACTCTGAAATCTACAAGCCTCAGAGCACGCAGGACGCCAGCGGCAACTTCCTGCCGCCGGTCACCGGCAGCAATTACGAGACCGGTGTCAAAGGAGAATTCTTCGAGGGTGCGCTGAATGCCTCTATCGCCCTCTTCCGTATCATTCAGGAAAATAATGCCATGAGCGGGGTCGGCTGCGACGACTGCTATATCGCTGATGGCAAGGTCCAAAGTCAGGGGATTGAGATGGAAGTATCCGGCCAACTGGCCGAAGGGTGGCAGGTTTATTCAGGGTATACGCTCAATAACAGTAAATATCTCGAAGCAGCCGACACGCAGAAAGGCACCAACTTCAGCAAACATACCCCACAACATCTTATCCGCGTCTACAACAGCTATCAGTTCCCGGGACGTTGGGAGAAATGGTCCGCAGGCGCAGGATTAACGGCGCAGACGTCTACCACAACTAACTACGACGTTTCGCAGGGCGGTTATACGCTTTTCAATGCCAATATCGGCTATCAATACAACAAGCAAATACGCCTGAGTCTGAATGGTAACAATCTGACGGACAAAGAGTATTACGTCGGCGTCTCCAACCGTCACCGTGGCGGTAACAATTTTTACGGAGACCCGCGTAATTTCATGCTCAACGTGAAATGGGTTTACTAA